The genomic window CATAGATAAAACTCAACTGCTGCAATTCCTCCGCCAAACCCAACCCACCCAAATCACCAAACTAGAAACCAGCTACGGTAAACGCTTTGAAGACAAGCTGTTTCAACGCATCTCAGACCAAATCAAAACCAGAGGTGTTATTGATGTTCTCCGCAAAGGTATCAAAGCCCAAGAAGTCAGCCTGACACTCTACTACAAGCTACCCCCATCCCAACTTAACCCCCAAGCCATCCAAAACTATAACCAAAATATCTTCTCCGTTACTCGTCAACTCCAATTCAGCAACGATAAAAAGCGACTATCCCTAGATATGGGGATTTTCATCAACGGCTTACCCCTCATCACCTTTGAACTCAAAAACAACCTCACAAAGCAAAACGTCCAAGATGCGATAAAGCAGTACAAAACTAGCCGTGACCCCAAAGAACCCCTATTTAACTTTGCCCGTTGCTTAGTTCATTTCGCCGTTGATGATGAGTTAGTCTACATGACTACCGAACTGAAGGGAGAACAAACAGTTTTTCTTCCCTTCAACAAAGGTCAAAAATCTGAACCCCACTTACTTTTCCCCGACAGTACAGGAAACCCCATCAACCCCAACGGACTCAAAACAGATTACCTATGGAAAGAAATTATCACCAAAACCAGCCTCAGCAACATCATTGAAAAATATGCTCAACTGGTAGAAGAGAACCTAACCCCCCAACCCCCTTCCCTACAAGGGAAGGGGGAATATGTAGAGACGTTGCAGGAGAGAGGTTTGGAGAGAGGTCAGAAAAAACGCAAACTAATCTTTCCCCGTTACCACCAACTCGACCTAGTGCGAAAACTCCTAACCAATGCCAAAACCAACGGTGTAGGACAGCGTTATCTAGTTCAACATTCCGCAGGTTCAGGTAAAAGTAACTCCATTAGTTGGCTAAGTCACCAACTCGTAGAACTCACCGACACCAGCGACACCAACCCCGTATTTGATTCCATTATTGTAGTTACAGACCGCAAAGTCTTAGATAAACAAATCCGCGATAACATCAAACAGTTTGCCCAAGTCCAAGGCGTAGTTGAAGCCATCACCGAAGGTAGTAAACAACTAAAACAGGCACTAGAAGACGGCAAAAAAATTATCATCACCACAGTTTTTAAATTTGCCTATATTGTGAAAGAAATTCAGTCATTAAGCAATCAAAAATTTGCCATTGTCATTGACGAAGCCCACTCCAGCCAAAGTGGTACAAGTGCAGCCAAAATGAGTGCAGCCCTGAATAAAGAAACAGGTGAGGAAGAAGAAACCACCGAAGATAAAATTCTCCGCATCATTGAAGAACAAAAACTCTCTCCCAACGCCAGTTACTTCGCCTTCACAGCCACACCCAAAAATAAGACCTTAGAAACTTTTGGCATTCAAAATCCAGCAGATAACAAATATTATTCCTTCCATAACTATTCCATGAAACAGGCAATAGAGGAAGAATTTATCTTAGATGTACTGGAGAACTACACCACCTATAGAAGTTACTGTAAGCTTGAGAAAAAAATTGAAGACGACCCCCAATTTGATACCAAACGAGCAAAGAAAAAGCTCAAGCAGTACATAGAGGGACACCCCCACGCTATCCGCCAGAAAGCAGAAATTATGATTGACCATTTCATGCAAGAAGTAATTGGTCAACGCAAAATTAATGGACAAGCAAAAGCAATGGTCGTCACCAATGGTATTAACAGTGCCATTCGCTATAAACTAGCCTTCGATGCCTACCTACAGGAAATCAACGCACCTTACAAAACTATAGTTGCATTTACAGGCAGTAAAGAAGTTGACGGAAAAAAAGAGGATGAGTCCTCAATGAACGGCTTTCCAGGGAACGACATTCCCAAAGAGTTCAAAAAAAGTGAGTATAGATTCCTGATAGTAGCTGATAAATATCAAACAGGATTTGACCAACCCCTATTACATACCATGTATGTAGATAAACCTCTAGCCGATATCAAAGCCGTTCAAACCTTATCTCGCCTCAACCGTGCTTACAAACCCGATAAAAAAGATACATTTATCCTAGATTTCGTCAACTCAGCCGATGCAATTAAAGAAGCCTTTGACCCCTTTTATAAAACAACAATCCTCAGTGAAGAAACTGATATAGACCGCCTCAACGACTTACAAGATGCGCTTGACAATTTCCAAGTTTATTCCGAAGAACAAGTCAACGAATTAATGACCCGCTTCATCAA from Nostoc sp. UHCC 0870 includes these protein-coding regions:
- a CDS encoding type I restriction endonuclease subunit R encodes the protein MTTTDTSEKGLEALIEKSLLTEAGYIKGQPVDYDRNYCIDKTQLLQFLRQTQPTQITKLETSYGKRFEDKLFQRISDQIKTRGVIDVLRKGIKAQEVSLTLYYKLPPSQLNPQAIQNYNQNIFSVTRQLQFSNDKKRLSLDMGIFINGLPLITFELKNNLTKQNVQDAIKQYKTSRDPKEPLFNFARCLVHFAVDDELVYMTTELKGEQTVFLPFNKGQKSEPHLLFPDSTGNPINPNGLKTDYLWKEIITKTSLSNIIEKYAQLVEENLTPQPPSLQGKGEYVETLQERGLERGQKKRKLIFPRYHQLDLVRKLLTNAKTNGVGQRYLVQHSAGSGKSNSISWLSHQLVELTDTSDTNPVFDSIIVVTDRKVLDKQIRDNIKQFAQVQGVVEAITEGSKQLKQALEDGKKIIITTVFKFAYIVKEIQSLSNQKFAIVIDEAHSSQSGTSAAKMSAALNKETGEEEETTEDKILRIIEEQKLSPNASYFAFTATPKNKTLETFGIQNPADNKYYSFHNYSMKQAIEEEFILDVLENYTTYRSYCKLEKKIEDDPQFDTKRAKKKLKQYIEGHPHAIRQKAEIMIDHFMQEVIGQRKINGQAKAMVVTNGINSAIRYKLAFDAYLQEINAPYKTIVAFTGSKEVDGKKEDESSMNGFPGNDIPKEFKKSEYRFLIVADKYQTGFDQPLLHTMYVDKPLADIKAVQTLSRLNRAYKPDKKDTFILDFVNSADAIKEAFDPFYKTTILSEETDIDRLNDLQDALDNFQVYSEEQVNELMTRFINGAERDQLDPILDECKQNFITELDEEQQIDFKKKGKSFVRNYQFLVQIHPFRNPYWESLKTFLKFLLAKLPNLNNTDLSKGILESVDIDSYRIERQTTLAIQLEGDGEIAPAPPDPPGRQNQTELDTLSNIIQEFNDLFGNIEWTEKDKVRRFLFEELPAEVSKDEEYQNAKKYSDRQNARITFEKKLVDKFQEFIFDHTEAYRKFTDDNEFKTWLANTLFDNDYDQGAA